From the genome of Nicotiana sylvestris chromosome 2, ASM39365v2, whole genome shotgun sequence, one region includes:
- the LOC104227727 gene encoding F-box/kelch-repeat protein At1g30090, translating into MQRVRVSSHQAPVHKLGDSQMTLSPKFRLAAKQSDLLDPSLELELWQRGEPLIPGLPDDVALNCLLRIPVDNHMTCRVVCKRWYLLFGTKDRFFCRRKELGFHDPWFFVFSFHKSTGKIQWNVFDLNNFAWHTIPAMPCKEKVCPDGFGCIAFPHEGVLYVCGGVASDVDCPLNSVVKYEVRRNRWTVMTKMITARSFFASGVIDGMIYVVGGNSTDLFELNSAEVLDPNRGIWRSVSNMGTKMAAYDSAVLNGKLLVTEGWFWPFYVFPRGQIYDPQTDNWENMASGLREGWTGSSVVLYGRLFVVSEHERTKLKVYDSETDSWDTVEGHPLPEQICKPFSVDCCDNRIVVVGRNLHVAVGHIKSLQQKNTSSKRCSFAVCWQVVEAPESLSDFTPSSAQVLFA; encoded by the coding sequence ATGCAAAGAGTAAGGGTATCATCACATCAAGCTCCAGTACACAAGCTGGGGGATTCACAAATGACATTATCCCCAAAGTTTAGGTTAGCTGCAAAGCAATCTGATTTACTTGATCCTTCTCTTGAGTTAGAATTATGGCAAAGGGGAGAACCCCTAATTCCTGGACTTCCAGATGATGTTGCTCTCAATTGCCTCCTTAGGATACCAGTTGATAACCATATGACCTGCAGGGTAGTCTGTAAACGTTGGTATTTGCTTTTTGGCACTAAAGATCGATTCTTTTGTCGAAGGAAGGAGCTTGGATTTCATGATCCTTGGTTTTTTGTATTTTCCTTCCATAAAAGTACTGGGAAAATTCAGTGGAATGTCTTTGATCTAAACAACTTTGCTTGGCACACTATCCCTGCTATGCCGTGCAAGGAAAAGGTTTGCCCCGATGGATTCGGTTGTATTGCCTTTCCCCATGAGGGTGTTCTCTATGTTTGTGGTGGAGTAGCTTCTGATGTGGATTGCCCTCTCAATTCGGTGGTGAAATATGAGGTCAGGAGAAACCGTTGGACTGTTATGACGAAGATGATCACTGCTAGGTCCTTTTTTGCTAGTGGAGTTATTGATGGGATGATTTATGTTGTTGGAGGAAACAGCACAGATCTTTTTGAGCTGAACTCTGCTGAAGTCTTGGATCCTAATAGAGGGATTTGGCGTTCTGTTTCAAATATGGGAACAAAAATGGCTGCGTACGACTCTGCAGTTCTTAATGGAAAGCTTTTGGTAACAGAAGGCTGGTTTTGGCCCTTTTATGTTTTTCCTAGGGGCCAGATTTATGACCCTCAAACGGATAATTGGGAGAACATGGCTTCCGGGCTTCGAGAAGGTTGGACTGGTTCCAGTGTTGTGCTATATGGGCGTTTGTTTGTTGTTTCAGAACATGAACGAACAAAGCTTAAGGTTTATGACTCGGAAACTGATTCGTGGGACACTGTTGAAGGACATCCACTGCCAGAGCAGATATGTAAACCTTTTTCTGTAGATTGCTGTGACAACCGGATTGTTGTTGTAGGTCGAAATCTTCATGTTGCCGTAGGACATATCAAGAGCCTGCAGCAAAAGAACACATCAAGCAAACGCTGCTCGTTCGCTGTTTGCTGGCAAGTGGTAGAAGCTCCTGAATCCCTTTCTGACTTTACACCGTCTAGTGCACAGGTTCTATTTGCTTAG